From Klebsiella electrica, the proteins below share one genomic window:
- a CDS encoding amino acid ABC transporter ATP-binding protein: MSDTTAVSIKNVSKQFDNIEVLRDINLTVEKGSVVSILGSSGSGKSTLLRCMNWLEQPDRGEIHIGGQRLGIDEQNGKAMSHRQLSKIRERVGMVFQSFNLWPHLTVQQNVSEALLHVKGMKRDEASAIAIQQLEKVGMAHKADAWPITLSGGQKQRVAIARSLAMSPEVILFDEPTSALDPELVNEVLGVMKALAAEGYTMVVVTHEMDFARQVSDEVVFLEKGLLIEKAPPEKFFTNPDSERVRQFLQSSR; this comes from the coding sequence ATGTCTGATACCACTGCAGTAAGCATTAAAAACGTCTCCAAACAGTTTGATAATATTGAAGTGCTGCGTGACATCAATCTGACCGTTGAAAAGGGGTCGGTGGTCAGCATCCTGGGGTCGTCTGGTTCCGGTAAATCGACGCTGCTGCGTTGCATGAACTGGCTGGAACAGCCGGACCGCGGGGAGATTCATATCGGCGGCCAGCGTCTGGGGATTGATGAACAGAACGGCAAAGCCATGTCCCACCGTCAGCTGTCGAAGATTCGTGAGCGGGTGGGGATGGTGTTCCAGAGCTTTAACCTGTGGCCGCACCTGACCGTGCAGCAGAACGTCAGCGAAGCGCTGCTCCACGTCAAAGGGATGAAACGCGATGAAGCGTCTGCCATAGCCATACAGCAGCTGGAAAAGGTCGGGATGGCGCACAAAGCCGACGCCTGGCCGATTACCCTCTCCGGCGGGCAGAAGCAGCGGGTGGCGATTGCCCGTTCGCTGGCGATGTCGCCGGAGGTGATTCTGTTTGACGAACCGACATCGGCACTGGATCCCGAGCTGGTCAACGAAGTGTTGGGGGTGATGAAGGCGCTGGCGGCGGAGGGCTACACCATGGTGGTGGTGACTCATGAGATGGACTTTGCCCGTCAGGTATCGGATGAAGTGGTGTTTCTCGAAAAAGGGTTGTTGATTGAGAAAGCCCCGCCGGAGAAATTTTTCACCAACCCGGACTCCGAACGCGTCCGCCAGTTTTTGCAGAGCAGCCGCTAA
- a CDS encoding amino acid ABC transporter permease, whose product MNQWAIIWSARDSFIAGLIATLELFILAAVVGLAIGIVLCYVTEYQKRWLNRVIIAFVSLMRAIPFLILAYLLYYGLPEVGISMDAWTAGLVALMIYHGAYFFEILRSQRRVFSAGYIEAAVAQGFSRYQIYRRIILPNIVSSSLPLFGNQLIICLKDTAFLSIITVQEITAAANSVQATWFIPFNAFIVAIALYWAISILLELLIKRLSAHGARRGLSHV is encoded by the coding sequence ATGAATCAGTGGGCCATTATCTGGTCAGCGCGCGACAGCTTTATTGCTGGCCTGATCGCTACGCTTGAGCTCTTCATTCTGGCCGCCGTTGTGGGGTTAGCGATTGGCATTGTGCTGTGCTACGTCACCGAATATCAAAAGCGCTGGCTTAACCGCGTGATTATCGCGTTTGTCAGCCTGATGCGCGCGATTCCGTTCTTAATCCTCGCCTATCTGCTCTATTACGGCCTGCCGGAAGTGGGGATCAGTATGGACGCCTGGACCGCAGGTCTGGTGGCGCTGATGATTTACCACGGCGCCTATTTCTTTGAAATTCTGCGCAGCCAGCGCCGGGTCTTCTCCGCCGGATATATTGAGGCCGCGGTGGCGCAAGGTTTTTCACGCTATCAAATATACCGGCGGATTATTTTGCCGAATATTGTCTCGTCGTCGCTGCCGCTGTTTGGCAACCAGCTGATTATTTGCCTGAAGGATACCGCTTTTCTCAGCATTATCACCGTGCAGGAAATTACCGCCGCCGCCAACAGCGTGCAGGCGACCTGGTTCATCCCGTTTAACGCTTTTATCGTCGCGATTGCACTCTACTGGGCGATCAGCATTTTGCTGGAGTTGCTGATTAAGCGACTTAGCGCCCACGGAGCCAGAAGAGGATTGAGTCATGTCTGA
- a CDS encoding amino acid ABC transporter permease encodes MDAISWQLLIEGAWTTLWISAIAIVFGVVIGLLIALVRMLRIPIVDQLLVVYISLARATPLVTLVLFLFLSLPTVGINLDKNVAAIVALTLNTSAFNAEIWRNAFRTFPREQREAAESVGMRRWTYFRYIMLPQMWIESLPALVNEMSFLIKGSPAIAVIGVVDLTRVTNRISSVTYEPLSPILAAGLLYVVIIGMLLKLQGLAERKAKRLAR; translated from the coding sequence ATGGATGCAATTTCCTGGCAGTTATTGATTGAAGGCGCATGGACGACCCTCTGGATTTCGGCCATCGCCATCGTCTTTGGGGTGGTGATTGGCCTGCTGATCGCCCTGGTGCGGATGTTGCGTATCCCGATTGTTGATCAGCTGCTGGTGGTCTATATCAGCCTGGCGCGCGCCACGCCGCTGGTGACGCTGGTGCTGTTTCTGTTTCTCTCGCTGCCCACGGTGGGGATTAATCTTGATAAAAACGTCGCGGCAATCGTAGCGCTGACCCTCAATACCTCGGCTTTTAACGCTGAAATCTGGCGCAATGCGTTCCGCACCTTCCCGCGCGAGCAGCGCGAGGCGGCAGAATCCGTGGGGATGCGCCGCTGGACCTATTTTCGCTACATCATGCTGCCGCAAATGTGGATCGAAAGCCTGCCGGCGCTGGTGAACGAAATGTCTTTCCTGATTAAAGGCAGCCCGGCGATTGCGGTGATCGGCGTGGTCGATTTGACCCGCGTCACCAACCGTATCTCATCCGTCACCTATGAGCCCCTGTCGCCGATTCTCGCGGCGGGTCTGCTTTACGTCGTGATAATCGGTATGCTGCTGAAGCTACAGGGACTGGCGGAGCGTAAAGCAAAACGCCTGGCACGATAA
- a CDS encoding transporter substrate-binding domain-containing protein codes for MKKSLASMCLGAVMAMAFSYHAAAADLPEIEKSGTLKVATEDDYAPFNFMSNGQADGFNKDMLEELRKYAKFHVDQSILPWTGLLAAVSTGQYDMALTGAVITDDRLKVFDFTPPWASAQHYFVKRAGDNSLNTIADLSGKKVGLQAGSALLARLPELKAMLEKTGGKLGPVVEYPSYPEAYADLANKRLDYVINVVISVNDLAKAKPKVFAKGLAVSGPGYMAWPIPKNSPQLLAYMTKFINHMRETGKLAELQKKWFGETYDNLPTEAITSPEQFHKLAGL; via the coding sequence ATGAAAAAATCGTTGGCTTCAATGTGTCTGGGCGCCGTTATGGCAATGGCTTTCTCTTATCACGCAGCGGCAGCAGATCTCCCGGAAATTGAAAAATCCGGCACCCTGAAAGTCGCGACCGAAGATGATTACGCGCCGTTTAACTTTATGAGTAACGGCCAGGCCGATGGCTTTAACAAAGATATGCTGGAGGAGCTACGCAAGTATGCGAAATTCCACGTCGACCAGAGCATCCTGCCGTGGACCGGCCTGTTAGCGGCGGTCTCCACCGGTCAGTACGATATGGCGTTAACCGGCGCGGTGATTACCGACGACCGGCTTAAGGTGTTTGATTTCACGCCGCCGTGGGCCTCGGCGCAGCACTATTTTGTCAAGCGCGCCGGCGATAACTCGCTTAATACCATCGCCGATTTGAGCGGCAAAAAAGTGGGCCTGCAGGCGGGCAGCGCGCTGTTGGCGCGACTGCCTGAGCTGAAAGCGATGCTGGAAAAAACCGGCGGTAAACTCGGGCCGGTGGTGGAGTATCCCTCCTACCCGGAAGCCTACGCCGACCTTGCCAATAAGCGCCTCGATTACGTGATTAACGTGGTGATTTCGGTTAACGACCTGGCGAAAGCCAAACCGAAGGTCTTTGCCAAAGGGCTGGCGGTGTCCGGACCGGGCTACATGGCGTGGCCGATTCCGAAAAACTCGCCGCAGCTTTTGGCCTACATGACCAAATTTATCAATCATATGCGTGAAACCGGCAAGCTTGCCGAGCTGCAGAAAAAATGGTTTGGCGAAACCTACGATAACCTCCCGACAGAAGCGATTACCAGTCCGGAACAGTTCCACAAACTGGCTGGTTTGTAA
- the pdxR gene encoding MocR-like pyridoxine biosynthesis transcription factor PdxR codes for MIRHLLHVEFDQRRGLQEQVRETLVNAILSGIFSADTPLPSCRQLASQLRVSRNTTALVFESLVSEGYLISRPRSGYYLHPDYQHSAGTVAVQGAPDDDRAAPRWGARLQITPSQQESILKPAGWMNYRYPFIYGQPDTRQFPLTTWRSAANWLHGGVRDPAWVVDHIDQDVPMLIEQIRTRVLPKRGIVAAADEILITLGSQNALYLLTRLLMSPKTRVGVENPCFREAINTFLLADADIVPHPVDEEGIVLDDAPCDYYYVTPGHQVPTGVAMSQARRGQLLEHAARHDAVIIEDDYDSESNFMLNPLPALKASDRSGRVIYVSSLSKALSPGLRLGFMVADPDLIDEARALRRLIYRHPPTNIQYQMAHFLAQGHYETHLRRYHYDSAQRWDRLNNALQQHLPECRIIPGSEHANAFWLATPEQINTQQLTWRAAHAGVLIEPGARHFLNANPPENFFRMGFHAINPDAIAPGVEVLCRQLAQLG; via the coding sequence ATGATCCGTCACCTTTTGCACGTCGAGTTCGACCAACGTCGCGGTTTACAGGAACAAGTGCGGGAGACGCTGGTGAACGCCATTCTGAGCGGTATTTTTTCTGCCGACACGCCGCTGCCCTCCTGTCGTCAGCTGGCCAGCCAGCTGCGGGTGTCGCGCAATACCACGGCGCTGGTTTTTGAGAGTCTGGTCAGCGAAGGGTATCTCATCAGCCGCCCGCGCAGCGGGTACTATCTGCATCCCGACTATCAACATTCCGCCGGGACAGTTGCCGTACAGGGTGCACCGGATGACGATCGCGCTGCACCACGCTGGGGCGCGCGGCTGCAAATCACCCCCAGCCAGCAGGAGTCGATTCTTAAACCCGCTGGCTGGATGAACTACCGCTACCCGTTTATCTATGGCCAGCCGGATACCCGCCAGTTCCCGCTGACCACCTGGCGTTCGGCGGCCAACTGGCTACACGGCGGTGTGCGCGATCCGGCCTGGGTCGTCGATCATATCGACCAGGACGTGCCAATGCTGATTGAGCAGATTCGCACCCGGGTGCTACCCAAGCGCGGCATCGTCGCCGCCGCGGATGAGATCCTGATTACGCTCGGCTCGCAGAACGCGCTGTACCTGCTCACCCGCCTGCTGATGTCGCCAAAGACCCGGGTCGGCGTCGAGAACCCCTGCTTCCGCGAGGCGATTAATACCTTCCTGCTGGCGGACGCCGATATCGTGCCGCACCCGGTGGACGAAGAAGGGATCGTGCTCGACGATGCCCCCTGCGATTACTACTACGTCACTCCAGGCCATCAGGTGCCGACAGGGGTGGCGATGAGCCAGGCGCGGCGCGGCCAGTTGCTGGAACATGCGGCCCGCCACGATGCGGTGATTATTGAAGATGATTACGACTCGGAAAGTAATTTCATGCTCAACCCGCTACCGGCATTGAAAGCCAGCGACCGCAGCGGGCGGGTGATTTACGTCAGCAGCCTGTCGAAGGCGCTGTCTCCCGGCCTGCGGCTGGGATTTATGGTGGCCGACCCGGATCTGATTGATGAAGCCCGCGCACTGCGGCGGCTGATTTACCGCCATCCGCCCACCAATATTCAGTATCAGATGGCCCATTTTCTCGCCCAGGGGCACTATGAAACCCATCTCCGGCGCTACCACTACGACTCCGCCCAGCGCTGGGACCGCCTCAACAACGCTTTGCAGCAACATCTGCCGGAATGCCGGATCATCCCCGGCAGCGAGCATGCCAACGCCTTCTGGCTGGCCACGCCGGAGCAAATCAATACCCAGCAACTGACCTGGCGCGCCGCCCATGCCGGGGTGCTGATTGAACCCGGCGCGCGGCATTTCCTCAACGCCAACCCGCCGGAAAATTTTTTCCGCATGGGCTTTCACGCCATCAATCCTGATGCGATTGCGCCCGGCGTCGAAGTGCTGTGCCGCCAGCTGGCGCAACTGGGATAA
- a CDS encoding Zn-dependent hydrolase, protein MSSEVLFTPVAEMAGWRINGERLWDSLMALAEIGATPKGGCCRLTLTDLDRQGRDLVIGWAQEAGMSVTVDRIGNVFMRREGRNPLLPPIVSGSHIDTQPTGGKFDGNYGVLAALEVVRTLNDLDIETAAPIEVVFWTNEEGSRFVPVMMGSGVFAGVFPLDTIYAAQDAQGKTVGEELARIGYIGNQTPGDHPIGAYFEAHIEQGPILEDEEKIIGVVQGVLGIRWYDCVVTGQASHAGPTPMRLRQDALQVATRIMQEVVAIAGRSKEGRGTVGMVQVYPNSRNVVPGEVRFSIDMRNLSDAAVDEMDRQLRDFIDQVQQESGLAVALQEVSHYPAAPFHADCQQAIADAAARLGYPAREIVSGAGHDAVYMSYLAPTGMIFIPCKDGISHNEIEYASPGHVAAGANVLLQVMLQYAQVV, encoded by the coding sequence ATGAGCAGTGAGGTCCTTTTTACCCCGGTTGCAGAGATGGCGGGGTGGCGTATTAACGGTGAGCGGTTATGGGATTCATTGATGGCGCTGGCGGAAATCGGCGCGACGCCGAAGGGCGGCTGCTGTCGCCTGACGCTCACCGATCTCGACCGACAGGGACGGGATTTAGTCATCGGCTGGGCGCAAGAGGCGGGGATGAGCGTCACCGTTGATAGAATCGGTAACGTGTTTATGCGCCGGGAAGGGCGTAATCCGCTGCTGCCGCCGATTGTCTCCGGCAGCCATATTGATACTCAGCCTACCGGCGGGAAATTTGACGGCAACTACGGGGTGCTGGCGGCGCTGGAGGTGGTGCGTACGCTCAACGACCTCGATATTGAAACCGCAGCGCCGATTGAAGTGGTGTTCTGGACCAATGAAGAAGGTTCGCGTTTTGTGCCGGTGATGATGGGGTCCGGCGTTTTTGCCGGGGTATTCCCGCTGGATACAATCTATGCCGCGCAGGATGCGCAGGGAAAAACGGTGGGCGAGGAGCTGGCGCGTATCGGCTATATCGGCAACCAGACGCCCGGCGATCATCCGATCGGCGCCTACTTTGAAGCCCATATCGAGCAGGGGCCGATTCTTGAAGATGAGGAGAAAATCATCGGCGTGGTGCAGGGCGTATTAGGTATCCGCTGGTACGATTGCGTGGTGACGGGGCAGGCGTCTCATGCCGGGCCAACGCCGATGCGTCTGCGTCAGGATGCCTTGCAGGTGGCGACGCGAATTATGCAGGAGGTGGTGGCGATTGCCGGGCGTAGCAAAGAGGGGCGCGGCACCGTGGGGATGGTGCAGGTCTATCCCAACAGCCGCAACGTGGTGCCGGGCGAGGTGAGGTTCTCTATTGATATGCGTAATCTCAGCGACGCGGCGGTCGATGAGATGGACCGCCAGCTGCGGGATTTTATCGATCAGGTACAGCAGGAGAGCGGCCTGGCGGTGGCGTTGCAGGAGGTCAGCCATTACCCGGCGGCGCCGTTCCATGCGGATTGCCAGCAGGCCATTGCCGATGCGGCGGCGCGACTGGGCTATCCGGCGCGGGAGATAGTCTCCGGTGCCGGGCATGATGCGGTGTATATGAGCTATCTGGCGCCGACGGGGATGATTTTTATTCCCTGCAAAGACGGGATTAGCCATAACGAAATCGAGTACGCCTCTCCCGGGCATGTCGCTGCCGGCGCAAACGTGCTGCTGCAGGTGATGCTGCAATACGCGCAGGTGGTGTAA
- a CDS encoding amidase produces the protein MQDDNHAFMPYPPQPVPHALSGPLSGMTFAVKDLFDVAGYPTGGGNPHVLALSGIKRRTAPVVQILLDNGARFIGKTHTSELAYSMSGHNVHYGTPRNGAAPNHIPGGSSSGSASAVSNGVCDFALGTDTGGSVRTPASYCGLFGLRPTHGRISLDGCQPLCATMDTCGFFAQTPEVFRAVADCLLDAKPPAIAGAALVCHEALFSRLPLRSQQALLPVRQRLARVFGAIAPLNAPLPDIDEIYLAFRQIQGFEAWQAQGETIERYGLQLGPDVRERFLWGKAVTPAQYEAACQRREHFTRWWDARLGDAILVLPTVPDGAPLLTAQAEEIETIRRLSHDLLLISVMTRRPQVTLPVAQAGGLPLGISFLGPRGSDRLLVELAVAFAQGDKDEQ, from the coding sequence GTGCAGGATGATAATCACGCATTTATGCCTTACCCGCCGCAGCCGGTCCCCCACGCCCTGAGCGGGCCGCTCAGCGGGATGACCTTTGCCGTCAAAGATCTGTTTGATGTTGCGGGCTATCCCACCGGCGGCGGCAATCCGCATGTACTGGCGCTCTCCGGCATTAAACGCCGTACCGCCCCGGTGGTGCAGATTCTGCTGGATAACGGCGCCCGTTTTATCGGTAAAACCCACACCAGCGAGCTGGCCTACTCGATGAGCGGCCACAATGTGCATTACGGCACGCCGCGCAACGGTGCCGCGCCGAACCATATTCCCGGCGGCTCGTCATCCGGGTCGGCGTCGGCGGTGTCGAACGGCGTGTGCGATTTTGCGCTGGGCACCGATACCGGCGGGTCGGTGCGCACCCCGGCAAGCTACTGCGGCTTGTTTGGCCTGCGCCCCACGCACGGGCGTATTTCGCTCGACGGCTGCCAGCCGCTGTGCGCCACGATGGACACCTGCGGTTTCTTCGCCCAAACGCCGGAGGTCTTTCGGGCGGTCGCTGATTGCCTGCTGGACGCGAAGCCTCCGGCGATTGCCGGTGCGGCGCTGGTATGCCATGAGGCCCTCTTTTCCCGCCTGCCGTTGCGTAGCCAGCAGGCACTGTTACCGGTCAGGCAGCGGCTTGCGCGCGTATTTGGCGCCATCGCGCCGCTGAACGCGCCGCTGCCGGATATCGACGAGATTTATCTCGCCTTTCGGCAGATTCAGGGATTCGAGGCCTGGCAGGCGCAGGGGGAGACGATAGAACGCTATGGCCTGCAGCTGGGGCCGGATGTGCGCGAACGCTTCTTATGGGGAAAAGCGGTGACGCCGGCACAGTACGAGGCCGCCTGCCAGCGGCGAGAGCACTTTACCCGCTGGTGGGATGCGCGGTTGGGCGACGCGATACTGGTTCTGCCCACCGTGCCCGACGGTGCGCCGCTGCTGACGGCGCAGGCCGAGGAGATTGAGACCATCCGGCGTCTTTCTCACGATTTATTGTTGATTTCGGTGATGACCCGGCGTCCGCAGGTGACGCTGCCGGTCGCTCAGGCCGGTGGTCTGCCGCTGGGCATCTCTTTTTTAGGGCCACGCGGCAGCGATCGTCTGCTGGTGGAGCTGGCCGTTGCATTCGCGCAAGGAGACAAAGATGAGCAGTGA
- a CDS encoding ABC transporter ATP-binding protein translates to MSHEAFVHIRDLRVEFRRDGQTVNAVNGVSFDVHKGEVMALIGESGSGKSVTLRALMRLHPPTSSMLSGTLRVGDEEVLKMSASRLRAYRGARCAMIFQEPLLAFDPVYTVGQQIVEGLRRHEGLSRQAARERALEALRQVRIPSPERRLDAYPHEMSGGMRQRAMIALALSCNPQLLLADEPTTALDATVQIQILILLREQQKQRELAIIFVTHDIGAAVEIADRVAVMYAGRIVEEASMTDILSRPRHPYTQVLLGSRPKDGLKKGDALHCIPGSPPDLSRLPPGCAFAERCPHARPVCRQTQPVTEQVDPRHVVSCHRWRELTPAVEKPVRYA, encoded by the coding sequence ATGTCGCATGAGGCTTTTGTTCATATCCGCGATCTGCGGGTGGAGTTTCGCCGCGATGGTCAGACGGTGAATGCGGTTAACGGCGTCTCTTTTGATGTCCATAAAGGGGAAGTGATGGCGCTGATCGGGGAGTCGGGATCCGGTAAAAGCGTCACCCTGCGGGCGCTGATGCGCCTGCATCCGCCCACAAGCAGCATGCTCTCGGGGACGCTGCGCGTCGGCGATGAGGAGGTGCTGAAGATGAGCGCTTCCCGGCTGCGGGCCTATCGCGGCGCGCGTTGCGCGATGATTTTTCAGGAGCCGCTGCTGGCCTTTGATCCGGTGTATACCGTCGGCCAGCAGATCGTCGAAGGTCTGCGTCGTCATGAAGGGCTGTCGCGTCAGGCGGCGCGGGAACGGGCTCTGGAGGCGCTGCGCCAGGTGCGGATCCCCAGTCCGGAACGGCGGCTGGACGCCTACCCGCACGAAATGTCCGGCGGTATGCGCCAGCGGGCGATGATTGCTCTGGCGCTGTCGTGCAACCCGCAGCTGCTGCTGGCGGATGAGCCGACCACCGCGCTGGACGCCACGGTGCAGATCCAGATTCTGATCCTGCTGCGCGAGCAGCAAAAGCAGCGCGAACTGGCAATTATCTTTGTGACTCATGATATTGGCGCCGCGGTGGAGATAGCCGACCGGGTGGCGGTGATGTACGCCGGGCGGATCGTTGAAGAAGCCTCGATGACCGACATTTTGTCCCGTCCTCGCCATCCCTATACCCAGGTGCTGCTGGGGAGCCGCCCGAAAGACGGGTTGAAAAAAGGCGACGCGCTGCACTGCATCCCCGGTTCGCCGCCGGATCTTTCCCGCTTGCCGCCGGGCTGCGCGTTTGCCGAGCGTTGTCCGCATGCGAGACCCGTTTGTCGGCAAACTCAACCCGTGACCGAACAGGTTGACCCGCGTCATGTGGTGAGCTGTCATCGCTGGCGAGAGCTGACCCCGGCCGTTGAAAAACCGGTGCGCTATGCCTGA
- a CDS encoding ABC transporter ATP-binding protein, with product MQPFINIDLGGPAQPLLKVNNLLKYFRAGGAKSREVVQAVDNVSFTVMKGETLGVVGESGCGKSTTARLLMQLLNQDSGELIFDGLAVGSTRLPMKEYRRQVQMVFQDSYASLNPRMTMEESIAFGQRVHGVSAREASEYARYLLAHVGLEPERFAHRYPHALSGGQRQRVNIARALAMKPRLVILDEAVSALDKSVEAQVLQLLQELKRTLELTYVFISHDLHVVRWLSDRILVMYLGEVVEIGPAEQLFTASAHPYTRALLSSMPSMDPQNRTLTSPLNGDPPSPISPPSGCRFHTRCPHARAVCAEVKPALESVGEGHQSACLMAQPSSPWHQNIAIQEVSHVA from the coding sequence ATGCAACCTTTTATCAATATCGACCTTGGCGGCCCGGCTCAGCCGCTGCTGAAGGTCAATAATCTGTTGAAGTATTTTCGTGCCGGTGGCGCAAAAAGCCGTGAAGTGGTGCAGGCGGTGGATAACGTCAGCTTTACGGTGATGAAAGGTGAAACGCTGGGCGTGGTGGGGGAGTCCGGCTGCGGCAAATCGACGACGGCGCGCCTGTTGATGCAGTTGCTGAATCAAGACAGCGGCGAGCTGATCTTTGACGGCCTGGCGGTGGGGTCAACGCGCCTGCCGATGAAAGAGTATCGCCGTCAGGTACAGATGGTGTTTCAGGATAGCTATGCTTCGCTCAATCCGCGTATGACGATGGAGGAGAGTATCGCCTTCGGCCAGCGTGTACACGGAGTGAGCGCCAGAGAAGCCAGCGAATATGCCCGCTATCTGCTGGCCCATGTTGGCCTCGAACCCGAGCGTTTTGCCCACCGCTATCCGCATGCGCTCTCCGGCGGCCAGCGCCAGCGCGTCAACATTGCCCGCGCTCTGGCGATGAAGCCGCGGTTGGTTATCCTCGATGAGGCGGTGTCGGCGCTGGATAAGTCGGTAGAGGCGCAGGTACTGCAGCTGTTGCAGGAGCTAAAGCGCACCCTCGAACTGACCTATGTGTTTATCAGCCACGACCTGCACGTGGTGCGCTGGCTGTCGGATCGCATTCTGGTGATGTACCTTGGCGAGGTGGTGGAGATTGGGCCCGCGGAACAGCTGTTTACCGCCTCCGCTCATCCTTATACCCGCGCATTGCTCAGCTCGATGCCGTCAATGGACCCGCAAAACCGCACCCTGACCTCGCCGCTGAACGGCGATCCGCCGAGCCCAATATCACCGCCTTCGGGCTGTCGGTTTCACACCCGCTGCCCGCACGCCAGAGCGGTGTGCGCCGAGGTGAAACCAGCGCTCGAAAGCGTCGGCGAGGGGCATCAAAGCGCCTGCCTGATGGCCCAGCCATCGTCGCCCTGGCATCAGAACATCGCCATTCAGGAGGTCAGCCATGTCGCATGA